From one Gracilinanus agilis isolate LMUSP501 chromosome 5, AgileGrace, whole genome shotgun sequence genomic stretch:
- the NKIRAS1 gene encoding NF-kappa-B inhibitor-interacting Ras-like protein 1 isoform X2: MGKGFKVVVCGAVSVGKTAILEQLLYGNHVIGLEDNHTMEDVYVASVETDRGVKEQLRLYDTRGVTIVILGNKSDLSEQRQVDADMAQYWAKVEKVRLWEVTVTDRKTLMEPFIFLASKLTQPPSKSFPLPGRKKGNILPEN, encoded by the exons ATGGGAAAAGGTTTCAAGGTCGTGGTTTGTGGAGCTGTATCTGTGGGGAAAACTGCAATACTGGAGCAGCTTCTTTATGGAAATCACGTTATTG GTTTGGAAGACAACCACACCATGGAAGATGTCTACGTGGCATCCGTTGAAACCGATCGAGGGGTAAAGGAACAGCTGCGCCTTTATGACACCCGGGGC GTAACAATTGTGATCTTGGGAAACAAAAGTGACTTATCTGAGCAAAGGCAAGTAGATGCCGACATGGCCCAGTACTGGGCGAAGGTTGAGAAAGTGAGGCTGTGGGAGGTGACTGTCACTGATCGGAAAACACTGATGGAACCCTTCATTTTTTTAGCCAGTAAGCTCACCCAGCCCCCCAGCAAATCCTTCCCCCTCCccggaaggaagaaagggaatatTCTCCCAGAGAATTAG
- the RPL15 gene encoding 60S ribosomal protein L15: MGAYKYIQELWRKKQSDVMRFLLRVRCWQYRQLSSLHRAPRPTRPDKARRLGYKAKQGYVIYRIRVRRGGRKRPVPKGATYGKPVHHGVNQLKFARSLQSVAEERAGRHCGALRVLNSYWVGEDSTYKFFEVILIDPFHKAIRRNPDTQWITKPVHKHREMRGLTSAGRKSRGLGKGHKFHHTIGGSRRAAWRRRNTLQLHRYR, encoded by the exons ATGGGGGCCTACAAGTATATCCAGGAGCTGTGGAGGAAGAAGCAGTCGGACGTGATGCGCTTCCTGCTGCGGGTGCGCTGCTGGCAGTACCGCCAGCTGTCTTCCCTGCACCGCGCCCCGCGGCCCACCAGACCCGACAAGGCCAGGCGTCTGGGCTACAAGGCCAAGCAAG GTTATGTCATTTACCGAATTCGAGTGCGCCGTGGGGGGCGAAAGCGCCCAGTTCCCAAGGGGGCAACCTACGGGAAACCTGTGCATCATGGTGTCAATCAATTGAAGTTTGCCAGGAGCCTTCAATCTGTAGCAGAA GAGCGTGCTGGTCGCCACTGCGGGGCTCTAAGAGTCTTGAACTCCTACTGGGTGGGTGAAGATTCAACCTACAAATTCTTTGAGGTTATTCTTATTGACCCATTCCATAAAGCTATCAGACGAAACCCCGACACTCAATGGATCACCAAGCCAGTGCACAAACACAGAGAGATGCGTGGTCTTACCTCAGCTGGCCGAAAGAGCAGGGGTCTTGGAAAAGGTCACAAGTTCCACCATACAATTGGGGGATCTCGCCGTGCTGCTTGGAGAAGGCGCAATACTCTCCAACTGCATCGATACCGTTAA
- the NKIRAS1 gene encoding NF-kappa-B inhibitor-interacting Ras-like protein 1 isoform X1 — protein sequence MQRVLIKFDPARPPSLNPLPPQSEGPSSFPFPFPSWGYPAGLESRAPPPGSERALSLVEPLPEDLGWSLPPSIQWDDHNLRLAGLLGESHEGVFAKRFLEDLPQETTTDKMGKGFKVVVCGAVSVGKTAILEQLLYGNHVIGLEDNHTMEDVYVASVETDRGVKEQLRLYDTRGVQEGMDLPRHYMAFADGFVMVYSVTDMESFRRVEIIKKEIDKVKDKKEVTIVILGNKSDLSEQRQVDADMAQYWAKVEKVRLWEVTVTDRKTLMEPFIFLASKLTQPPSKSFPLPGRKKGNILPEN from the exons aTGCAAAGAGTTCTGATAAAATTTGATCCTGCCAGGCCACCGTCCcttaaccccctccccccccagtcGGAGGGGCCTTCCTcgttccccttccccttcccctcctgggGATACCCAGCCGGCTTGGAGTCTCGGGCTCCGCCTCCTGGCTCTGAGAGAGCTCTGTCCCTGGTGGAGCCCCTTCCAGAGGACCTGGGCTGGTCACTTCCCCCATCTATACAATGGGATGATCACAACCTCCGCCTCGCAGGGCTGCTGGGAGAATCCCATGAGGGAGTCTTTGCGAAGCGCTTCTTGGAGGACCTGCCCCAGGAG ACTACCACAGATAAGATGGGAAAAGGTTTCAAGGTCGTGGTTTGTGGAGCTGTATCTGTGGGGAAAACTGCAATACTGGAGCAGCTTCTTTATGGAAATCACGTTATTG GTTTGGAAGACAACCACACCATGGAAGATGTCTACGTGGCATCCGTTGAAACCGATCGAGGGGTAAAGGAACAGCTGCGCCTTTATGACACCCGGGGCGTGCAGGAAGGGATGGACCTGCCAAGGCACTACATGGCTTTTGCTGATGGGTTTGTGATGGTCTACAGTGTGACTGATATGGAGTCCTTCCGGAGAGTAGAGATCATTAAAAAGGAAATCGATAaggtcaaagacaaaaaagag GTAACAATTGTGATCTTGGGAAACAAAAGTGACTTATCTGAGCAAAGGCAAGTAGATGCCGACATGGCCCAGTACTGGGCGAAGGTTGAGAAAGTGAGGCTGTGGGAGGTGACTGTCACTGATCGGAAAACACTGATGGAACCCTTCATTTTTTTAGCCAGTAAGCTCACCCAGCCCCCCAGCAAATCCTTCCCCCTCCccggaaggaagaaagggaatatTCTCCCAGAGAATTAG